A genomic region of Glycine max cultivar Williams 82 chromosome 15, Glycine_max_v4.0, whole genome shotgun sequence contains the following coding sequences:
- the LOC102670362 gene encoding uncharacterized protein has translation MSFGGLSIALSLVFGCLLLALCAQLYYFLWWKKRRTQMDIEMDAKGAFYWGCWKTPCAMHVANNTGRGGVNRDIERTTTSREPEMELDLLHKPFGEEGTVESELMRLHNLAGPPRFLFPIKEETKEDLESEDRSRKGSRTRSLSDLMLTIDTPFLTPVASSPLKCCSLPLDPLHSYKHQGFNPLFESSVELEYNRFRSSPPPKFKFMRDAEEKLHRKLMEEARRKAVDNNNVQECGVKDCSNETLATDFRDGSFLKFIQTTEHKQPQQYLPQFPSGSSQILPLASSPTTLRPLEKASIVH, from the coding sequence ATGTCTTTCGGTGGGTTAAGTATTGCTTTGAGTCTTGTCTTTGGGTGTCTTCTGCTGGCTCTGTGTGCTCAGCTTTACTATTTCTTATGGTGGAAGAAGAGAAGGACACAGATGGATATTGAGATGGATGCAAAGGGTGCGTTTTATTGGGGGTGCTGGAAGACCCCTTGTGCCATGCATGTTGCAAACAACACTGGAAGAGGGGGTGTGAATAGGGACATAGAAAGAACAACAACAAGTCGTGAGCCAGAGATGGAGTTGGATTTGCTGCACAAGCCCTTTGGAGAAGAGGGTACTGTTGAGTCAGAGTTGATGAGGCTGCACAATCTGGCTGGCCCACCAAGGTTTCTCTTCCCCATCAAAGAGGAAACTAAAGAAGATTTGGAGTCTGAAGATAGGAGCAGAAAGGGGTCAAGAACAAGGAGTTTGAGTGATCTCATGTTGACAATTGACACCCCCTTTCTTACCCCTGTGGCTTCCTCGCCTTTGAAGTGTTGTTCTTTGCCTTTGGACCCTCTTCATTCTTATAAGCATCAAGGATTCAACCCTCTCTTTGAATCCTCCGTGGAATTAGAGTACAACAGGTTTAGATCTTCGCCACCTCCGAAATTCAAGTTCATGAGGGACGCGGAAGAGAAGTTGCATAGGAAATTGATGGAAGAGGCGAGGAGAAAGGCTGTGGATAATAATAATGTCCAAGAATGTGGGGTTAAAGATTGTTCTAATGAAACATTGGCCACAGATTTTAGAGATGGGTCCTTTCTTAAGTTCATTCAAACAACAGAACACAAACAGCCTCAACAATATCTACCACAGTTTCCTTCAGGTTCATCTCAGATTCTCCCATTGGCATCTTCTCCTACAACTTTGAGACCACTTGAAAAGGCATCCATTGTGCATTAG
- the LOC100785698 gene encoding nucleolar complex protein 2 homolog, translating into MDVSERTLDGENSVRRRSRKKSMSGTASGAREHMEQLQKLQEKDPEFYEFLKEHDNELLQFSDDDVDEDVGTNTEDGNLQLDEEVSEDEIEEKEQKSSKEVITTSMVDLWGKSIQESGSLSAVRSLMRAFRTACHYGDDGGNESMAKLSVIMSSTVFNKIMLTVLTEMDGILRNLLKLPASGGKKETITDLMATKHWKSYGHLVKSYLGNALHVLNQMTDTEMISYTLRRLKYSLLFLAAFPSLLRKYIKVVLHFWGTGGGALPVVSFLFMRDLCIRIGSGCIDECFKGIYKAYVLNCHFVNAVKLKHIHFLGNCVIELLGVDLPTAYQHAFTYIRQLATILREALNTKTKESFRKVYEWKFINCLELWTGAICAYSSESDFKQLAYPLTQIISGAARLVPTARYFPLRLRCVRMLNQIAASTHSFIPVSMLLLDMLEMKELNRPPTGGVGKAVDLRSILKVSKLTLKTRAFQEACVISVVEELAEHLAQWSYSVAFLELSFIPLVRLRSFCKSTRVERFRKEMRQLICQIEASSDYLNGKRLSISFLPNDPAAASFLEDEKKPASSALSKYVVTLHQRAEQKNNSLMESSVLVGDESSKFGNEISESDEEDARKNEDGDAVFSSSWLPGNDSKIKQPTETKRKRKKQQKEKAIDDDVVEDLVLSSDEDLPSSHSPSARKNDGIDHSPPKQKRKQKHRK; encoded by the exons ATGGACGTATCGGAGAGGACTTTGGATGGAGAGAATAGTGTAAGACGAAGGAGCAGAAAAAAATCCATGTCTGGAACTGCGAGTGGAGCACGAGAGCATATGGAGCAATTGCAGAAACTTCAGGAGAAG GACCCAGAATTTTATGAGTTCTTGAAAGAGCATGACAATGAGTTGCTTCAATTCAGTGATGATGATGTAGAT GAAGATGTGGGTACTAACACAGAAGATGGAAATCTACAGCTAGATGAGGAGGTTAGTGAGGATGAGATTGAAGAGAAGGAACAAAAATCCTCTAAGGAAGTTATAACTACTTCTATGGTTGATTTGTGGGGCAAATCAATTCAAGAAAGTGGGAGCTTGAGTGCGGTTCGTTCACTGATGAGGGCTTTCAGGACAGCATGTCACTATGGTGATGATGGGGGGAATGAATCTATGGCAAAGCTTAGTGTAATAATGTCTAGCACTGTattcaacaaaataatgttGACTGTACTTACTGAAATGGATGGAATactaagaaatttgttgaagcTTCCTGCTTCTGGTGGAAAGAAAGAGACCATAACAGATTTGATGGCCACGAagcattggaagagttatggcCATTTAGTAAAGTCTTACCTTGGAAACGCTCTCCATGTTTTGAACCAAATGACTGACACAGAAATGATATCGTATACTTTACGTCGGCTGAAATattctttgttgtttttggcTGCTTTTCCTTCACTCCTTAGAAAATACATTAAG GTGGTCCTTCATTTCTGGGGTACTGGTGGAGGTGCCCTTCCGGTTGTTTCGTTTCTATTTATGAGAGACTTATGTATCCGTATTGGGTCTGGCTGCATAGATGAATGCTTCAAAGGAATATATAAAGCCTATGTTTTGAATTGCCACTTTGTAAATGCTGTGAAACTTAAACATATCCATTTTCTTGGCAATTGTGTCATTGAACTTCTTGGCGTGGATCTTCCAACTGCATATCAACATGCCTTCACTTACATCCGGCAACTGGCTACAATTTTAAGGGAGGCACTTAATACAAAGACTAAG gaatcttttcgCAAGGTTTATGAGTGGAAATTCATAAACTGCCTTGAACTTTGGACCGGTGCTATCTGTGCCTACAGTTCAGAGTCAGACTTTAAGCAACTTGCATATCCATTGACCCAAATAATTTCTGGGGCAGCTCGTCTGGTTCCCACAGCCAGATATTTTCCCCTTAGGTTGAGATGTGTAAGAATGCTGAACCAGATTGCAGCTTCTACACATTCTTTTATACCAGTGTCTATGCTCCTTTTGGACATGCTGGAGATGAAAGAATTGAATAGACCCCCAACGGGAGGTGTTGGCAAAGCTGTTGATTTACGCAGTATACTGAAG GTTAGCAAATTGACCCTAAAGACACGAGCATTTCAAGAGGCATGTGTTATTTCTGTGGTTGAAGAGCTTGCTGAACACTTGGCACAGTGGAGTTATTCTGTTGCATTCTTGGAGTTGTCTTTTATTCCACTTGTGAGGTTGCGTAGCTTTTGCAAATCGACCAGAGTTGAGAGGTTTCGAAAAGAAATGAGGCAGCTTATATGCCAG ATTGAGGCTAGTTCTGACTACCTGAATGGAAAGCGCCTGTCAATTTCCTTTTTACCTAATGACCCTGCAGCAGCATCTTTCCTCGAG GATGAAAAAAAGCCAGCTTCTAGTGCACTGTCAAAGTACGTCGTGACACTACACCAGAGAGCAgagcaaaaaaataattcattaatgGAATCCAG TGTTCTTGTGGGAGACGAATCCTCTAAATTTGGGAATGAAATATcagaaagtgatgaagaggatgCGAGAAAGAATGAGGACGGTGATGCGGTCTTTAGTTCATCGTGGTTACCTGGAAATGACTCTAA GATAAAACAACCtacagaaacaaaaagaaagaggaaaaagcAGCAGAAAGAGAAAGCCATTGACGACGATGTTGTGGAGGACTTAGTACTTAGTTCTGACGAAGATTTGCCTTCAAGCCACAGCCCTTCTGCTAGGAAAAATGACGGCATAGATCATTCACCTCCAAAACAAAAACGCAAGCAGAAACACAGGAAATAA
- the LOC100782328 gene encoding ubiquitin-conjugating enzyme E2 7, with protein MGCSIESKLEHTSPGPGRTIFSSSFVSLSIIISTLQNPFTYTIPYYKYNSTLFAFSLFSSLLSLLLRNLRTEHNRALQLSLSLMASQASLLLQKQLKDLCKNPVDGFSAGLVDETNIFEWSVTIIGPPDTLYEGGFFNAIMSFPPNYPNSPPSVKFTSELWHPNVYPDGRVCISILHPPGDDPNGYELASERWTPVHTVESIVLSIISMLSSPNDESPANVEAAKEWRDRRDEFKKKVSRCVRKSQEML; from the exons ATGGGATGTAGTATAGAATCAAAGCTGGAGCACACATCCCCTGGACCTGGACGCACcattttctcttcctcttttgtcTCTCTATCAATTATCATATCTACGTTACAAAATCCTTTCACATATACCATACCATACTATAAATACAATTCAACTCTGTTCGCTTTCTcgcttttctcttctcttctatcTCTGCTTCTTCGCAATCTCAGAACAGAACACAACAGAGCCCTTCAACTCTCTCTGTCGTTGATGGCGTCACAAGCGAGCCTCCTTCTTCAGAAGCAGCTCAAAG ATCTTTGCAAAAACCCCGTCGATGGCTTTTCTGCCGGTTTGGTCGACGAAACCAACATTTTTGAATGGAGTGTAACTATAATTGGACCTCCCGATACTCTTTA TGAGGGGGGATTTTTCAATGCCATTATGAGCTTTCCACCCAACTACCCAAATAGTCCGCCATCAGTGAAATTTACCTCAGAGTTATGGCATCCCAATG TGTACCCCGATGGGCGAGTTTGCATATCAATTCTTCATCCACCCGGTGATGACCCAAATGGTTATGAGCTTGCAAGTGAGCGCTGGACGCCTGTTCATACA GTAGAGAGTATAGTATTAAGTATCATATCGATGCTTTCTAGTCCTAATGATGAATCTCCAGCAAATGTTGAAGCTGCG AAGGAGTGGAGGGATAGGAGAGATGAATTCAAGAAGAAGGTTAGCCGATGTGTGCGGAAGTCACAAGAAATGTTGTGA
- the LOC100786215 gene encoding uncharacterized protein isoform X2 translates to MGDMVDYSDLSKIPKRGSVVTENKAYKNLLIASLPKSFVQRNHGHLISLVRGRFGIRDVGGITFFLLKVAALEIIRRFSKSRCPCIWRGLQALQILCYPPFKWIQRWEPFKNLVDSMQVLSRPLLALSIATLFSDLSKCSDGKSDCSTDSQDAVAYSELSPLQVDLNTGKCLTDPKILESEKWLTLLIQELENQGLSLPERINDDELSRFYAASNNDFSCFLTSIKKTIRWRETYRILSEEELKMWSKMVFWHGSDVGHRPCLIVRLGLACSTLTSGDRPRFAQAVISQVEYGVLHLVDAGNPQITVLVDCEGLPPVRIPMQIIRSCSSLLQDHFPNCLGCMFVIRLPANVLVISQTFIQTLEPATRNKLKIEGEMYQKVLSDYLPKLPSYLGGCCTCMKCSNIDHGNMLQTYATGTSRRDGLEDTTDRDNDNEDSPTLHPSNELEGNLYANYDQLLRTAIVGILMFWVFIALGALVFDPSNLH, encoded by the exons ATGGGAGACATGGTGGATTATTCTGACTTGAGCAAGATCCCAAAACGAGGCAGTGTCGTGACTGAGAATAAAGCATACAAAAATCTGCTAATTGCATCTCTTCCTAAAAGTTTTGTACAGAGAAACCATGGACATCTCATTTCACTGGTCCGTGGCCGCTTTGGAATTAGAGATGTGGGTggtatcacattttttttacttaaagttGCTGCTTTAGAGATCATAAGGAGGTTCTCCAAGAGCAGATGCCCATGTATATGGCGAGGCCTTCAGGCTCTACAAATCCTATGTTACCCACCTTTTAAATGGATTCAGAGGTGGGAACCCTTCAAGAATTTGGTTGACAGCATGCAG GTCCTATCAAGACCGTTGCTAGCCCTTTCAATTGCAACGTTGTTTTCTGATCTATCAAAATGTAGTGATGGAAAGTCAGATTGTAGTACTGATTCACAAGATGCAGTAGCATACTCAGAATTATCTCCTTTACAGGTTGATTTGAATACAGG CAAGTGTTTGACAGATCCTAAAATTTTAGAATCTGAGAAGTGGTTGACTCTACTCATTCAAGAGCTTGAAAATCAAGGGCTTAGTTTACCAGAAAG AATCAATGATGACGAGCTTAGCAGATTTTATGCCGCTTCTAATAATGATTTTTCATGCTTCCTTACCTCAATAAAGAAGACCATACGATGGCGAGAGACTTACAGAATTCTCTCAGAAGAAGAGCTGAAAATGTGGTCCAAAATGGTGTTCTGGCATGGGTCTGATGTGGGGCACAGACCTTGCCTAATCGTAAGGCTTGGGTTAGCCTGCAGTACATTGACATCTGGAGATAGACCTCGATTTGCTCAGGCAGTCA TATCACAGGTAGAATATGGCGTCTTGCACTTGGTTGATGCAGGCAACCCACAAATTACAGTGTTGGTGGACTGTGAAGGGTTGCCACCAGTGAGGATTCCCATGCAAATAATCagatcttgttcttctcttctgCAAGACCACTTTCCTAATTGTCTTGGTTGCATGTTTGTCATTCGACTGCCGGCCAATGTTCTTGTTATTTCCCAGACTTTTATTCAG ACTTTGGAGCCTGCTACGAGAAACAAGTTGAAAATAGAAGGGGAGATGTATCAGAAAGTTCTTTCTGACTATCTGCCAAAACTGCCTTCATATCTTGGAGGCTGCTGTACTTGCATGAAATGCTCCAACATTGACCATGGGAATATGCTGCAAACTTATGCAACTGGGACCAGCAGGAGAGATGGGTTGGAGGACACCACTGACAGAGACAATGACAATGAGGATTCTCCAACATTGCATCCTTCCAATGAATTAGAAGGCAACTTATATGCTAATTATGACCAGTTGTTAAGAACTGCTATAGTAGGTATTCTTATGTTTTGGGTTTTTATAGCTCTTGGTGCTTTAGTATTTGATCCCAGCAATCTTCACTAG
- the LOC100779632 gene encoding uncharacterized protein: MESHSTAEDESGWKGSSGAHSSVSRWSPTKEQIDMLENFYKQGIRTPSTEQIQQITSRLRAYGYIEGKNVFYWFQNHKARQRQKLKQKQQSIAYCNCFLHASHPICQNVVCAPYCLQKSGFSFYPHQPKVLASVGISSRIETGSFGMLRICDGMQSEHPDYNYSTSNREALTLFPLHPTGILEEKTTHHSVDVTDKSFVSIAVDENGHLGNQPCFNFQY; encoded by the exons ATGGAGAGTCACAGTACTGCAGAGGATGAGAGTGGATGGAAAGGATCAAGTGGTGCTCATTCATCAGTTTCACGATGGAGTCCTACAAAGGAGCAAATAGACATGTTGGAGAACTTTTACAAGCAGGGAATAAGGACTCCCAGCACTGAGCAAATACAACAGATTACCTCTAGGCTTAGGGCTTATGGTTACATCGAGGGAAAAAATGTCTTCTACTGGTTTCAAAATCACAAAGCGCGCCAAAGACAGAAGCTCAAGCAGAAGCAACAAAGCATTGCATACTGCAATTGCTTTCTTCATGCCTCCCACCCCATTTGCCAAAATG tTGTCTGCGCTCCATATTGTTTGCAAAAGAGTGGATTCAGCTTTTATCCTCACCAACCAAAGGTGCTTGCAAGTGTAGGTATTAGCTCAAGGATTGAGACTGGGTCCTTTGGCATGCTAAGAATATGTGATGGCATGCAGAGTGAACACCCGGATTATAACTATAGCACCAGTAACCGTGAAGCCTTAACTCTATTTCCTCTTCATCCAACCggtattttggaagaaaaaacaaCTCATCACTCTGTTGATGTCACCGACAAATCTTTTGTTTCTATTGCTGTTGACGAAAATGGTCATCTTGGAAATCAACCCTGCTTTAATTTTCAGTACTGA
- the LOC100786215 gene encoding uncharacterized protein isoform X1, with amino-acid sequence MGDMVDYSDLSKIPKRGSVVTENKAYKNLLIASLPKSFVQRNHGHLISLVRGRFGIRDVGGITFFLLKVAALEIIRRFSKSRCPCIWRGLQALQILCYPPFKWIQRWEPFKNLVDSMQVLSRPLLALSIATLFSDLSKCSDGKSDCSTDSQDAVAYSELSPLQVDLNTGKCLTDPKILESEKWLTLLIQELENQGLSLPERLLCRINDDELSRFYAASNNDFSCFLTSIKKTIRWRETYRILSEEELKMWSKMVFWHGSDVGHRPCLIVRLGLACSTLTSGDRPRFAQAVISQVEYGVLHLVDAGNPQITVLVDCEGLPPVRIPMQIIRSCSSLLQDHFPNCLGCMFVIRLPANVLVISQTFIQTLEPATRNKLKIEGEMYQKVLSDYLPKLPSYLGGCCTCMKCSNIDHGNMLQTYATGTSRRDGLEDTTDRDNDNEDSPTLHPSNELEGNLYANYDQLLRTAIVGILMFWVFIALGALVFDPSNLH; translated from the exons ATGGGAGACATGGTGGATTATTCTGACTTGAGCAAGATCCCAAAACGAGGCAGTGTCGTGACTGAGAATAAAGCATACAAAAATCTGCTAATTGCATCTCTTCCTAAAAGTTTTGTACAGAGAAACCATGGACATCTCATTTCACTGGTCCGTGGCCGCTTTGGAATTAGAGATGTGGGTggtatcacattttttttacttaaagttGCTGCTTTAGAGATCATAAGGAGGTTCTCCAAGAGCAGATGCCCATGTATATGGCGAGGCCTTCAGGCTCTACAAATCCTATGTTACCCACCTTTTAAATGGATTCAGAGGTGGGAACCCTTCAAGAATTTGGTTGACAGCATGCAG GTCCTATCAAGACCGTTGCTAGCCCTTTCAATTGCAACGTTGTTTTCTGATCTATCAAAATGTAGTGATGGAAAGTCAGATTGTAGTACTGATTCACAAGATGCAGTAGCATACTCAGAATTATCTCCTTTACAGGTTGATTTGAATACAGG CAAGTGTTTGACAGATCCTAAAATTTTAGAATCTGAGAAGTGGTTGACTCTACTCATTCAAGAGCTTGAAAATCAAGGGCTTAGTTTACCAGAAAG GCTTTTATGCAGAATCAATGATGACGAGCTTAGCAGATTTTATGCCGCTTCTAATAATGATTTTTCATGCTTCCTTACCTCAATAAAGAAGACCATACGATGGCGAGAGACTTACAGAATTCTCTCAGAAGAAGAGCTGAAAATGTGGTCCAAAATGGTGTTCTGGCATGGGTCTGATGTGGGGCACAGACCTTGCCTAATCGTAAGGCTTGGGTTAGCCTGCAGTACATTGACATCTGGAGATAGACCTCGATTTGCTCAGGCAGTCA TATCACAGGTAGAATATGGCGTCTTGCACTTGGTTGATGCAGGCAACCCACAAATTACAGTGTTGGTGGACTGTGAAGGGTTGCCACCAGTGAGGATTCCCATGCAAATAATCagatcttgttcttctcttctgCAAGACCACTTTCCTAATTGTCTTGGTTGCATGTTTGTCATTCGACTGCCGGCCAATGTTCTTGTTATTTCCCAGACTTTTATTCAG ACTTTGGAGCCTGCTACGAGAAACAAGTTGAAAATAGAAGGGGAGATGTATCAGAAAGTTCTTTCTGACTATCTGCCAAAACTGCCTTCATATCTTGGAGGCTGCTGTACTTGCATGAAATGCTCCAACATTGACCATGGGAATATGCTGCAAACTTATGCAACTGGGACCAGCAGGAGAGATGGGTTGGAGGACACCACTGACAGAGACAATGACAATGAGGATTCTCCAACATTGCATCCTTCCAATGAATTAGAAGGCAACTTATATGCTAATTATGACCAGTTGTTAAGAACTGCTATAGTAGGTATTCTTATGTTTTGGGTTTTTATAGCTCTTGGTGCTTTAGTATTTGATCCCAGCAATCTTCACTAG